A stretch of Prunus dulcis chromosome 6, ALMONDv2, whole genome shotgun sequence DNA encodes these proteins:
- the LOC117631380 gene encoding ubiquitin carboxyl-terminal hydrolase 17-like isoform X2, which yields MLVPGILGFQGLLLLLVLACFLVIRHKWKNAVVNKEEIMRLLAMASEETAVAEFQATSPYAPVVQPVSLPYHCAVCYASTTMRCSKCKAVRYCSGKCQIIHWRQGHKDECQPSIDAVRFQDRSDFHGEAISHHDGKGSPANLTTFSTASWDAREKLLSDGVAPDQLENMSSPSGCAKLANIQEDISHANMLSKMKPSHIDKEVESTPKIPKAKKNISGDAQPENIGSKKLTRRPISSEKKLTDACKSKSSSSNDTEDESKEEESLSHSVSIDRPSSTTGEHMYSSSRYEKIEAYHALPANEKVGSIPNLPQNARNGLKTSVRKVVQQFKSSKQLKSNLSGRGEEIVGKYKVIFPYELFVKLYSYDNVDLCPFGLMNCGNSCYANAVLQCLAFTRPLASYLLQGLHSRACQKHDWCFICEFEILLMKAREGKSLLSPIRILSKIHKIGSHLGHGREEDAHEFLRYAVDTMQSVCLKEAGAVGPLAEETTLVGMTFGGYLRSKITCMKCLGKSERFEQMMDLTVEIDGEIGTLEEALAQFTATETLDGKNRCKSYEKAKKKLTVMGAPNILTIVLKRFQSRNFEKLNKSVRFPEVLNMSPYMGGTSDRSALYSLYAMVVHLDIMNAAYSGHYVCYVKNNQGEWFKIDDSSVEPVDLKRVLSQGAYMLLYARRTPRPPAFLGSTAVSNGEKLKRRNLEAVPSSNTKSKSRSNSVVPSLISNQSLNQDPDDWRFHSTHRFPALDSSSESSSIFSSSDASSCSTVSTKDSSSNEDFSDYIFGEMGPDWYSQYSRHSSAAMTGLHGERASTVLCSDRSRHRRKSTSD from the exons ATGCTGGTCCCTGGAATTCTAGGGTTTCAGGGCCTCCTACTGCTCCTCGTCCTGGCCTGTTTCCTTGTGATTCGTCACAAGTGGAAGAATGCTGTGGTCAATAAAGAGGAAATCATGCGGCTTCTGGCTATGGCTTCCGAAGAGACCGCCGTCGCTGAGTTTCAGGCCACGTCTCCTTACGCTCCGGTTGTGCAGCCGGTGTCCTTGCCGTACCACTGTGCCGTCTGCTATGCCAGCACCACAATGCGCTGCTCTAAATGCAAGGCTGTCCGATACTG TTCTGGTAAGTGTCAAATCATTCATTGGAGACAAGGTCACAAAGATGAATGTCAGCCTTCAATTGATGCCGTGCGGTTCCAAGACAGGAGTGACTTCCATGGTGAAGCAATATCTCATCACG ATGGAAAAGGATCACCAGCTAATTTAACCACATTCAGTACTGCATCTTGGGATGCCAGAGAGAAACTTCTTTCTGATGGTGTTGCTCCTGATCAGCTTGAGAATATGTCATCACCCTCAGGATGCGCTAAGTTGGCGAATATTCAGGAGGACATATCACATGCAAATATGTTAAGTAAAATGAAACCCAGTCATATTGATAAAGAGGTTGAATCTACACCAAAAATTCCCAAAGCCAAGAAAAACATATCTGGTGATGCTCAGCCTGAAAATATTGGCAGTAAGAAGCTGACCAGAAGACCTATTTCATCAGAAAAGAAACTTACTGATGCCTGTAAATCCAAGAGCTCATCAAGTAATGACACGGAAGATGAGtctaaagaagaagaatctcTGTCACATAGTGTTTCTATTGATCGGCCATCTTCAACCACTGGAGAGCATATGTATTCCAGTTCTAGATATGAAAAGATTGAAGCTTATCATGCATTGCCTGCAAATGAAAAAGTTGGTAGTATCCCAAACTTGCCACAAAATGCCCGTAATGGATTGAAAACTTCTGTGAGGAAAGTTGTGCAGCAGTTTAAATCCTCAAAACAGCTGAAATCCAACCTCTCAGGTCGTGGAGAAGAGATTGTTGGAAAATACAAG GTCATTTTCCCGTATGAACTTTTCGTGAAACTGTACTCCTACGACAATGTGGATCTTTGTCCATTTGGCCTTATGAATTGTGGGAACAG CTGTTATGCTAATGCGGTGCTCCAGTGTTTAGCATTTACTCGGCCTCTTGCTTCTTATCTTCTTCAAGGGCTCCATTCTAGAGCAT GTCAAAAGCATGACTGGTGTTTTATCTGTGAGTTTGAAATTCTTCTTATGAAGGCAAGGGAAGGGAAGTCTTTACTGTCCCCGATCAGGATACTAtctaaaatacataaaattgGAAGTCATCTTGGCCATGGAAGGGAAGAGGATGCTCATGAATTTTTGAG GTATGCTGTTGATACCATGCAATCTGTTTGCCTCAAGGAAGCTGGGGCTGTTGGTCCTTTGGCAGAAGAAACAACCCTAGTAGGAATGACTTTTGGAGGCTACCTTCGATCTAAG ATAACGTGTATGAAGTGCCTTGGAAAATCTGAGCGATTTGAGCAGATGATGGATCTTACTGTCGAAATTGACGGGGAAATTGGAACTCTTGAAGAGGCTCTTGCACAATTTACGGCTACTGAAACTTTGGATGGAAAAAATAG GTGTAAATCTTATGAGaaagccaaaaagaaattaacagTTATGGGGGCACCAAATATCCTTACAATTGTGTTGAAGCGGTTTCAG TCTCGTAACTTTGAGAAGCTGAATAAGTCGGTACGGTTCCCAGAGGTTCTCAACATGTCACCATATATGGGTGGAACAAGTGATAGATCTGCTTTGTACAGTCTTTATGCTATGGTTGTTCACTTGGATATTATGAATGCTGCATATTCAGGCCATTACGTGTGTTATGTAAAGAATAATCAGGGGGAGTGGTTCAAGATTGATGACAGTTCA GTTGAACCTGTGGATTTAAAGAGGGTGTTATCCCAAGGGGCATACATGCTTCTTTATGCAAG GCGCACTCCACGGCCCCCGGCCTTTCTTGGAAGTACTGCCGTTTCCAATGGTGAGAAATTGAAGAGAAGGAACTTGGAAGCTGTTCCTTCCAGCAATACCAAATCCAAATCGAGATCTAATTCCGTGGTTCCAAGTCTCATCAGCAATCAATCCCTAAATCAAGATCCAGATGATTGGAGATTCCATTCAACGCACAGATTTCCTGCTTTGGATTCATCAAGTGAGAGTTCATCCATTTTCAGCTCGTCAGATGCAAGTTCTTGTAGCACCGTGAGCACCAAGGACTCTTCCAGCAACGAAGATTTCTCCGATTACATATTTGGCGAAATGGGACCCGACTGGTACAGCCAGTATAGCAGGCATTCATCAGCGGCAATGACCGGCTTGCACGGAGAAAGAGCCTCAACAGTTTTGTGTAGCGACAGAAGTAGACATCGTAGAAAGTCAACCTCGGATTAG
- the LOC117632028 gene encoding IMPACT family member in pol 5'region — protein sequence MPAVALTKFNLIYHQRAAPIKHNRSIRICASILGIGCIAAGANKAMVTTAASSSSNGGAYTTIKERVRFEKEIKKSKFIAIAGPIPDEQSAQSFLSQVRDQRATHNCWAYKVGDQYRSNDDGEPSGTAGKPIHSAIESSGIDRVMVVVIRHFGGIKLGTGGLVRAYGGVASECLRNAPTCLVKSKVRMGVEVPFDLLGVLYHQLQSFQVEDIKQDYETGKDGITMVTFQVDFDRIEKLEDAIKSHCSRDLVFYKR from the exons ATGCCAGCAGTAGCATtaacaaaatttaatctcatttacCACCAGAGGGCAGCGCCGATTAAGCACAATCGCAGCATTCGCATTTGTGCCTCAATTTTAGGCATAGGCTGCATAGCCGCCGGAGCCAACAAGGCCATGGTGACCACCGCCgcaagcagcagcagcaatggTGGCGCGTATACGACGATCaaagagagagtgagattCGAAAAGGAGATCAAGAAGAGCAAGTTCATCGCCATCGCTGGTCCCATCCCCGATGAACAATCCGCTCAATCCTTCCTCTCCCAG GTCCGAGATCAACGTGCTACTCACAATTGCTGGGCGTACAAG GTTGGAGATCAATACCGGTCTAATGATGATGGTGAACCGTCGGGAACAGCCGGAAAACCCATTCATTCTGCTATTGAATCTTCAGGAATTGATAGAGTTATGGTGGTCGTCATCAG GCACTTTGGAGGTATTAAATTGGGTACTGGAGGACTTGTCAGGGCTTATGGAGGAGTTGCCTCAGAATGCTTGAGAAATGCCCCAACTTGTCTTGTAAAATCCAAG GTGAGAATGGGTGTGGAGGTTCCATTTGATCTTTTGGGCGTTCTATACCATCAG CTGCAGTCTTTTCAAGTTGAAGACATCAAGCAAGATTATGAGACTGGTAAAGATGGCATCACCATGGTTACTTTCCAAGTTGATTTTGACCGTATTGAAAAATTGGAGGATGCTATCAAAAGCCATTGTAGCCGTGACTTAGTGTTCTATAAGCGCTGA
- the LOC117630408 gene encoding uncharacterized protein LOC117630408 translates to MAFTGGLDTKGLRWVGERVQSAVNNLRKGGAFGLPSSSVPVNGDESGFGSDVDGNCGSNRVGCPEIIEVELSDSDTSSEFAFSQPERNNDGAPRRPYNLDDYSASVTLQANMETRSKHNQVVRDRLAAQLKKNISNNNPSAPVLEIEYADEPSSPLRARDTSHSSNWIVPANTNGSRKAQNVFSGSSIHYASSNGISNSPIRTSAGAQVHGSPIRSPARLPVFHASVQGTWCAVIAYDACVRVCLHVWAQSCCTEVQCFLENECALLRDAFRTTTFTATQYVSSSKTSENFWQNKSARYLVNLLILLFCQNVLVVTISLEFRHSTVRKVKMDSDEPPSGCSFPSPKLPRIPPSGCSFPSLKLPRIPPSGCTPKLPRIDYGSYRRRFSSLRSDLSSGLKSTRKHYLQPRVPPNGSFSHQSLASLEAGGKRIKQVSSFLKTRTNTLCNRSSSYEIVQETYSCFLRLTSSPEEDAIQMQPGSSEIRVLFPHSNGDDLIIQVQNSKGQHCGHALVKVTAIAEPGDKIRWWPIYSSDLDDEPVGRIQLSMKYSSSPDENNNLKHGSIAETVAYDCALEVAMKVQHFQQRNLLLHGSWSWLMTEFASYYGVSKTYTNLRYLSYVMDVATPTKDCLTTVHDLLSDVKAKSTNLLSYQENCMLAKIEDQVKKTLASVFENYKSLEESSLSGMVDCFRPASGTAAPALAPAVQLYSLLYDILSPEAQWKLFKFFQVAAQKRLKMHCVEIDELVLTSNEGTQRDLSTSYQKMKSLILGLRNEILTDIEIHKQGILPSCIDLPIISSCIYSLNLCNRLRAFLVACPPRSLSPPVAELVIATTGFQQDLSLWNINPVKGGFDAKQLFHSHITTWIQDKRRHLLDQCKLDKGKWSGARTQHGTTPFVDDMHNELKKMLGEFKIIISRWPVYTSDLENVIADVEKAIVEALDKNYGDVLSPLKDNMTNKILGFKYVHKLSGQGGNMYSVPNELGILFNSMKRMLDVLWPKIESRLMSWSSCIPDGYARGVRLQDEAAMLRTKFRSYRLAVVEKLAENTRVASKTKLKKIIRGSKGKESVVPSRMQALEVLLLGTIDHLHTVCDPTVFVELCRELWDRMGQDVLHLLEDKRKKAVSRCKCLRVAVSKLDHIFASEMQRLRGNLLKEKYLEPPESMKEIHSMLEGC, encoded by the exons ATGGCGTTCACTGGAGGGCTGGACACCAAAGGCCTAAGATGGGTTGGAGAG AGAGTACAGTCTGCTGTCAACAACTTAAGGAAAGGAGGGGCCTTCGGATTGCCTTCTTCATCAGTACCCGTGAATGGCGACGAAAGCGGGTTTGGTTCAGACGTGGATGGGAATTGTGGAAGTAACCGAGTTGGATGTCCTGAAATTATAGAAGTTGAATTGTCTGATTCAGATACGAGTTCTGAATTTGCATTTAGCCAACCGGAAAGGAACAATGATGGTGCCCCGAGACGGCCATACAATTTGGATGATTATTCTGCTAGTGTTACTTTGCAGGCAAATATGGAAACAAGATCCAAGCATAATCAG GTGGTGCGGGATCGTCTGGCAGCACAGCTGAAGAAGAATATTTCTAATAATAATCCCAGTGCTCCTGTTTTGGAGATTGAGTATGCTGATGAGCCAAGTTCACCTCTTAGAGCACGTGACACAAGTCACTCTTCAAATTGGATTGTTCCTGCAAACACAAATGGTTCAAGAAAAGCACAAAATGTCTTTTCTGGCAGCTCTATACACTATGCTTCCAGCAATGGAATTTCTAACTCACCAATCAG GACTTCTGCTGGTGCACAAGTTCACGGATCTCCAATTCGTTCACCTGCTCGCCTACCAGTATTTCATGCAAG TGTGCAGGGTACTTGGTGTGCGGTAATCGCTTATGATGCATGTGTTAGGGTCTGTCTTCATGTGTGGGCACAGTCTTGTTGCACTGAAGTTCAATGTTTCTTGGAGAACGAGTGTGCACTGTTGCGAGATGCATTTAG AACGACGACCTTCACAGCTACTCAGTATGTCAGCAGCTCCAAGACATCTGAAAACTTCTGGCAGAATAAAAGTGCAAGGTACTTGGTTAACTTGCTCATTTTACTTTTCTGTCAAAATGTTTTGGTCGTCACCATCTCATTGGAATTTCGGCATTCTACAGTTCGTAAAGTGAAAATGGATTCAGATGAACCACCTTCTGGCTGCAGTTTCCCATCTCCGAAACTACCAAGGATACCACCTTCTGGCTGCAGTTTCCCATCTCTGAAACTACCAAGGATACCACCTTCTGGCTGCACTCCAAAACTACCAAGGATTGATTATGGCTCTTATCGTAGACGCTTCTCCAGTTTAAGATCAGATTTATCTTCTGGGTTGAAATCTACAAGGAAACATTATCTACAACCTCGTGTTCCTCCAAATGGTTCCTTTTCTCATCAAAGCTTAGCTAGCCTAGAGGCTGGAGGGAAACGTATAAAACAAGTATCTAGCTTCCTAAAAACAAGGACAAATACTTTGTGCAACCGTTCTTCATCGTATGAAATAGTGCAAG AAACTTATTCCTGCTTCTTGAGATTGACAAGTTCACCTGAAGAGGATGCAATACAGATGCAACCCGGATCAAGTGAAATCCGCGTGTT GTTTCCACATAGCAATGGTGATGATTTGATTATACAAGTTCAAAATTCCAAGGGACAACATTGTGGTCATGCCTTAGTCAAAGTGACTGCTATTGCTGAACCG gGTGACAAGATACGATGGTGGCCTATATATAGTAGTGATCTAGACGATGAACCTGTCGGCAGAATACAATTAAGCATGAAGTATTCTAGTAGTCCAGATGAAAATAATAATCTTAAG CATGGCTCGATCGCAGAAACTGTTGCATATGACTGTGCATTAGAAGTTGCAATGAAGGTTCAACATTTTCAGCAAAGAAATTTGTTGTTACATGGCTCATGGAGCTGGTTAATGACTGAATTTGCATCATACTATGGAGTATCCAAGACATACACCAATTTAAG ATACCTTTCCTATGTCATGGATGTCGCTACACCTACCAAAGACTGTCTCACCACAGTACATGATTTGCTATCAGATGTGAAGGCCAAGAGCACAAATCTGTTAAGTTATCAAGAG AACTGCATGCTGGCAAAGATCGAGGATCAAGTAAAGAAGACTCTTGCTTCAGTTTTTGAGAACTACAAGTCACTTGAAGAATCTTCACTGTCAGGGATGGTGGATTGTTTTAGGCCTGCCAGTGGAACGGCTGCGCCTGCTTTGGCGCCTGCTGTCCAGCTATACTCACTTctttatgatattttgagtCCTGAGGCACAGTGgaaattattcaaatttttccAG GTCGCCGCACAAAAGAGGTTAAAAATGCACTGTGTAGAGATAGATGAGCTGGTTCTAACCAGTAATGAGGGAACACAGAGAGACCTTTCTACATCttatcagaaaatgaaatctCTGATTTTGGGTCTTAGAAATGAAATTCTGACTGACATAGAAATCCACAAGCAAGGTATCCTCCCAAG CTGTATAGACCTTCCAATAATTTCTTCATGCATATACAGTTTAAACCTCTGCAATAGATTGCGTGCTTTCCTTGTTGCATGCCCTCCTCGAAGCCTATCGCCTCCAGTTGCAGAACTTGTTATTGCAACCACAGGATTTCAACAGGATCTTTCTTTGTGGAACATCAA CCCTGTTAAAGGTGGATTTGACGCCAAACAGCTGTTTCACTCGCATATAACCACGTGGATTCAGGACAAGCGCCGTCATTTGCTTGACCAGTGCAAGCTAGATAAG GGAAAATGGTCTGGTGCCAGAACACAACATGGAACAACCCCTTTTGTTGATGATATGCACAATGAGCTGAAGAAAATGCTCGGTGAATTCAAAATTATCATTAGTCGGTGGCCAGTATATACATCTGATTTGGAGAAT GTTATTGCCGATGTTGAGAAGGCAATTGTGGAAGCTTTGGACAAGAACTATGGTGATGTTTTGTCGCCGCTGAAGGATAATATGACAAACAAAATATTAGGCTTCAAATACGTCCATAAATTATCCGGACAGGGCGGGAACATGTATTCAGTCCCAAATGAG TTGGGAATTCTTTTTAACTCCATGAAGAGGATGTTAGATGTCTTGTGGCCCAAAATAGAAAGCCGGTTGATGTCGTGGAGCTCTTGCATCCCTGATGGATATGCCAGAGGAGTACGTCTACAAGACGAAGCTGCGATGCTCAGGACCAAATTTAGAAGCTACCGATTAGCAGTTGTGGAGAAACTTGCTGAGAAT ACTAGAGTTGCTAGTAAAACaaagttaaagaaaattattcGAGGCTCGAAGGGCAAGGAATCAGTTGTCCCAAGTAGAATGCAGGCTTTAGAGGTTCTTTTGCTAGGGACAATAGATCATCTCCACACTGTTTGTGATCCTACTGTGTTTGTAGAACTCTGCCGAGAGTTATGGGACCGGATGGGACAg GATGTCCTGCATCTGTTGgaagataaaagaaagaaggcgGTGTCCCGGTGCAAATGCTTGCGAGTTGCAGTTTCT AAGTTGGATCACATATTTGCATCAGAAATGCAGCGACTGCGTGGAAatttattgaaagaaaaatacctGGAGCCACCAGAATCTATGAAGGAAATACATTCCATGTTGGAAGGATGTTGA
- the LOC117631596 gene encoding mitochondrial uncoupling protein 5, producing the protein MGVKGFVEGGIASIIAGCTTHPLDLIKVRMQLQGETHAPNPNPNAAVQAVRPAYAAVHTTAARRVSIPLPPPPPPAARAGPISVGVRIIQQEGVAAMFSGVSATMLRQTLYSTTRMGLYDILKQKWTDPTTHNMPLPSKITAGLIAGAIGAAVGNPADVAMVRMQADGRLPVAERRNYKSVIDAIARMGKQEGVTSLWRGSSLTINRAMLVTASQLASYDQIKETILDNGILRDGLGTHVTASFAAGFVASVASNPVDVIKTRIMNMKVEAGAEPPYSGALDCALKTVRSEGPLALYKGFVPTISRQGPFTVVLFVTLEQVRKLLKDF; encoded by the coding sequence ATGGGTGTCAAAGGTTTTGTTGAAGGAGGCATAGCATCCATTATTGCCGGGTGCACCACGCACCCTCTCGACCTCATCAAGGTCCGGATGCAGCTCCAGGGCGAGACCCACGCCCCCAACCCGAACCCTAACGCGGCTGTGCAAGCTGTTCGCCCCGCCTACGCCGCCGTCCACACCACCGCCGCTAGACGCGTATCTATCCCTCTCCCTCCCCCACCTCCCCCGGCGGCGCGTGCGGGTCCGATTTCCGTCGGCGTCCGCATCATCCAACAAGAAGGCGTTGCCGCCATGTTCTCCGGCGTGTCCGCCACCATGCTCCGGCAGACTCTCTACTCCACGACGCGGATGGGCCTCTACGACATTCTCAAGCAGAAATGGACCGACCCGACGACCCACAACATGCCGCTCCCGAGCAAGATCACCGCCGGGTTGATCGCCGGAGCCATCGGAGCCGCCGTGGGGAACCCGGCCGATGTGGCCATGGTCAGAATGCAAGCCGACGGTCGGCTACCGGTGGCTGAGCGCCGCAACTACAAGAGCGTCATCGACGCCATAGCCCGAATGGGGAAGCAAGAAGGGGTCACGAGCCTCTGGCGCGGGTCGTCGTTGACGATCAACCGAGCGATGCTCGTGACGGCGTCGCAGTTGGCGTCGTACGATCAGATCAAGGAGACGATCCTGGACAATGGGATTCTGCGCGACGGGCTCGGGACCCACGTGACGGCGAGCTTTGCCGCTGGGTTCGTGGCTTCGGTGGCTTCGAACCCGGTCGATGTGATCAAGACCAGGATCATGAACATGAAGGTGGAGGCAGGGGCTGAGCCGCCGTACTCGGGGGCTCTGGATTGTGCGCTCAAAACCGTGCGCTCCGAGGGGCCTTTGGCGCTTTACAAAGGGTTTGTGCCTACGATTTCTAGGCAGGGACCTTTCACTGTTGTACTGTTCGTGACGCTGGAGCAGGTTCGCAAGTTGCTCAAGGATTTCTGA
- the LOC117631380 gene encoding ubiquitin carboxyl-terminal hydrolase 17-like isoform X1, whose amino-acid sequence MLVPGILGFQGLLLLLVLACFLVIRHKWKNAVVNKEEIMRLLAMASEETAVAEFQATSPYAPVVQPVSLPYHCAVCYASTTMRCSKCKAVRYCSGKCQIIHWRQGHKDECQPSIDAVRFQDRSDFHGEAISHHDGKGSPANLTTFSTASWDAREKLLSDGVAPDQLENMSSPSGCAKLANIQEDISHANMLSKMKPSHIDKEVESTPKIPKAKKNISGDAQPENIGSKKLTRRPISSEKKLTDACKSKSSSSNDTEDESKEEESLSHSVSIDRPSSTTGEHMYSSSRYEKIEAYHALPANEKVGSIPNLPQNARNGLKTSVRKVVQQFKSSKQLKSNLSGRGEEIVGKYKVIFPYELFVKLYSYDNVDLCPFGLMNCGNSCYANAVLQCLAFTRPLASYLLQGLHSRACQKHDWCFICEFEILLMKAREGKSLLSPIRILSKIHKIGSHLGHGREEDAHEFLRYAVDTMQSVCLKEAGAVGPLAEETTLVGMTFGGYLRSKITCMKCLGKSERFEQMMDLTVEIDGEIGTLEEALAQFTATETLDGKNRYHCCRCKSYEKAKKKLTVMGAPNILTIVLKRFQSRNFEKLNKSVRFPEVLNMSPYMGGTSDRSALYSLYAMVVHLDIMNAAYSGHYVCYVKNNQGEWFKIDDSSVEPVDLKRVLSQGAYMLLYARRTPRPPAFLGSTAVSNGEKLKRRNLEAVPSSNTKSKSRSNSVVPSLISNQSLNQDPDDWRFHSTHRFPALDSSSESSSIFSSSDASSCSTVSTKDSSSNEDFSDYIFGEMGPDWYSQYSRHSSAAMTGLHGERASTVLCSDRSRHRRKSTSD is encoded by the exons ATGCTGGTCCCTGGAATTCTAGGGTTTCAGGGCCTCCTACTGCTCCTCGTCCTGGCCTGTTTCCTTGTGATTCGTCACAAGTGGAAGAATGCTGTGGTCAATAAAGAGGAAATCATGCGGCTTCTGGCTATGGCTTCCGAAGAGACCGCCGTCGCTGAGTTTCAGGCCACGTCTCCTTACGCTCCGGTTGTGCAGCCGGTGTCCTTGCCGTACCACTGTGCCGTCTGCTATGCCAGCACCACAATGCGCTGCTCTAAATGCAAGGCTGTCCGATACTG TTCTGGTAAGTGTCAAATCATTCATTGGAGACAAGGTCACAAAGATGAATGTCAGCCTTCAATTGATGCCGTGCGGTTCCAAGACAGGAGTGACTTCCATGGTGAAGCAATATCTCATCACG ATGGAAAAGGATCACCAGCTAATTTAACCACATTCAGTACTGCATCTTGGGATGCCAGAGAGAAACTTCTTTCTGATGGTGTTGCTCCTGATCAGCTTGAGAATATGTCATCACCCTCAGGATGCGCTAAGTTGGCGAATATTCAGGAGGACATATCACATGCAAATATGTTAAGTAAAATGAAACCCAGTCATATTGATAAAGAGGTTGAATCTACACCAAAAATTCCCAAAGCCAAGAAAAACATATCTGGTGATGCTCAGCCTGAAAATATTGGCAGTAAGAAGCTGACCAGAAGACCTATTTCATCAGAAAAGAAACTTACTGATGCCTGTAAATCCAAGAGCTCATCAAGTAATGACACGGAAGATGAGtctaaagaagaagaatctcTGTCACATAGTGTTTCTATTGATCGGCCATCTTCAACCACTGGAGAGCATATGTATTCCAGTTCTAGATATGAAAAGATTGAAGCTTATCATGCATTGCCTGCAAATGAAAAAGTTGGTAGTATCCCAAACTTGCCACAAAATGCCCGTAATGGATTGAAAACTTCTGTGAGGAAAGTTGTGCAGCAGTTTAAATCCTCAAAACAGCTGAAATCCAACCTCTCAGGTCGTGGAGAAGAGATTGTTGGAAAATACAAG GTCATTTTCCCGTATGAACTTTTCGTGAAACTGTACTCCTACGACAATGTGGATCTTTGTCCATTTGGCCTTATGAATTGTGGGAACAG CTGTTATGCTAATGCGGTGCTCCAGTGTTTAGCATTTACTCGGCCTCTTGCTTCTTATCTTCTTCAAGGGCTCCATTCTAGAGCAT GTCAAAAGCATGACTGGTGTTTTATCTGTGAGTTTGAAATTCTTCTTATGAAGGCAAGGGAAGGGAAGTCTTTACTGTCCCCGATCAGGATACTAtctaaaatacataaaattgGAAGTCATCTTGGCCATGGAAGGGAAGAGGATGCTCATGAATTTTTGAG GTATGCTGTTGATACCATGCAATCTGTTTGCCTCAAGGAAGCTGGGGCTGTTGGTCCTTTGGCAGAAGAAACAACCCTAGTAGGAATGACTTTTGGAGGCTACCTTCGATCTAAG ATAACGTGTATGAAGTGCCTTGGAAAATCTGAGCGATTTGAGCAGATGATGGATCTTACTGTCGAAATTGACGGGGAAATTGGAACTCTTGAAGAGGCTCTTGCACAATTTACGGCTACTGAAACTTTGGATGGAAAAAATAGGTACCATTGTTGCAG GTGTAAATCTTATGAGaaagccaaaaagaaattaacagTTATGGGGGCACCAAATATCCTTACAATTGTGTTGAAGCGGTTTCAG TCTCGTAACTTTGAGAAGCTGAATAAGTCGGTACGGTTCCCAGAGGTTCTCAACATGTCACCATATATGGGTGGAACAAGTGATAGATCTGCTTTGTACAGTCTTTATGCTATGGTTGTTCACTTGGATATTATGAATGCTGCATATTCAGGCCATTACGTGTGTTATGTAAAGAATAATCAGGGGGAGTGGTTCAAGATTGATGACAGTTCA GTTGAACCTGTGGATTTAAAGAGGGTGTTATCCCAAGGGGCATACATGCTTCTTTATGCAAG GCGCACTCCACGGCCCCCGGCCTTTCTTGGAAGTACTGCCGTTTCCAATGGTGAGAAATTGAAGAGAAGGAACTTGGAAGCTGTTCCTTCCAGCAATACCAAATCCAAATCGAGATCTAATTCCGTGGTTCCAAGTCTCATCAGCAATCAATCCCTAAATCAAGATCCAGATGATTGGAGATTCCATTCAACGCACAGATTTCCTGCTTTGGATTCATCAAGTGAGAGTTCATCCATTTTCAGCTCGTCAGATGCAAGTTCTTGTAGCACCGTGAGCACCAAGGACTCTTCCAGCAACGAAGATTTCTCCGATTACATATTTGGCGAAATGGGACCCGACTGGTACAGCCAGTATAGCAGGCATTCATCAGCGGCAATGACCGGCTTGCACGGAGAAAGAGCCTCAACAGTTTTGTGTAGCGACAGAAGTAGACATCGTAGAAAGTCAACCTCGGATTAG
- the LOC117633155 gene encoding protein CURVATURE THYLAKOID 1D, chloroplastic, which yields MTMELCTATTQAISNLPNHHKLLITNPTTNITSKPSLPLRQISLSRNSIRLHSRLLLRRATTSEETPGGGNPYAGEERDSVISLEDVPPPENNFYNRTWTEEAPKEDSTVDGVDGQTQISEFFNNLDIKLDSDDTYSVLIYGGGALFALWLASAVVGAIDSIPLFPKLLEVVGLGYTIWFSTRYLIFKENREELFAKIQVLKQQVLGSDDD from the exons ATGACAATGGAGCTTTGTACAGCTACTACCCAAGCCATCTCCAACCTTCCAAACCACCACAAGCTTCTGATCACAAACCCTACCACCAACATCACATCCAAACCCTCACTCCCTCTCAGACAAATCTCACTCTCACGCAATTCTATCAGGCTTCACTCTC gATTGCTTTTACGAAGAGCAACAACATCAGAGGAAACACCAGGTGGGGGAAATCCTTATGCCGGTGAAGAGCGAGATAGTGTGATATCATTGGAAGATGTTCCACCAcctgaaaataatttttacaATCGAACTTGGACAGAAGAAGCACCCAAAGAAGACTCAACTGTGGACGGCGTGGATGGCCAAACGCAGATATCTGAGTTTTTCAATAACCTTGACATAAAG TTGGACAGTGATGATACGTATTCCGTTCTAATTTATGGTGGTGGTGCCTTGTTTGCCCTGTGGCTAGCATCAGCTGTTGTTGGAGCTATTGATTCTATTCCATTG TTCCCCAAGTTGCTGGAAGTTGTGGGTCTTGGATACACAATCTGGTTCAGCACTCGGTATCTGATATTCAAG GAAAACAGGGAGGAGTTGTTTGCTAAAATTCAGGTTCTTAAGCAGCAGGTTCTTGGGTCAGATGATGACTGA